A window of Conger conger chromosome 13, fConCon1.1, whole genome shotgun sequence contains these coding sequences:
- the slc33a1 gene encoding acetyl-coenzyme A transporter 1: MDRSELVTQKTGRQRKVFVTLDMKEEGRYPMDIEIEAEALLQGSDGEDGQPKVRRGIKAELSNVSLLLFLYVLQGVPLGLAGSIPLIMQANNVSYKDQAYFSFVFWPFSLKLLWAPLVDALYIPWFGRRKSWLVPTQYLLGLFMLYLSVTVDSLLEGDGHRGPDILTITLVFFMLEFLAATQDIAVDGWALTMLSRENVGYASTCNSVGQTAGYFLGNVLFLALESPNFCNKYLRFEPKDTGVVTLSDFMFFWGIVFLVSTTLVAILKKEDCKQSKKKSREEAQGVMETYRLLFSITKLPAVFTFCSLLLTAKIGFSAADAITGLKLVEAGVPKEQLALLAVPMVPLQIVLPLIISKYTGGPRPLNIFYKAFPIRLLISLGYTLLVWWTPSVRQDGGYPVYYYAVVLLSYAVHQVPVYCMFVAIMAFNAKVSDPVIGGTYMTLLNTVSNLGGNWPSTLALWLVDPLTSKECRGAVGQSCGSPEEAGLCTLEGGVCVTLLDGYYVESVVCAVIGFAWWFWLGKRMKHLQEESPSAWQCPTAK, from the exons ATGGATCGATCTGAATTGGTCACACAGAAGACTGGGAGGCAAAGGAAGGTATTTGTGACGTTGGATATGAAGGAGGAGGGCAGATACCCCATGGATATAGAAATTGAGGCGGAGGCCTTACTGCAGGGCTCTGACGGAGAGGACGGGCAGCCCAAGGTGCGTCGTGGCATCAAGGCGGAGCTCAGCAATGTCTCGTTGCTGCTCTTCCTCTATGTGTTACAGGGAGTGCCATTGGGACTGGCAGGGAGCATACCCCTGATCATGCAGGCCAATAATGTCAGTTACAAAGACCAGGCTTACTTCAGCTTTGTCTTCTGGCCGTTCAGCCTCAAGCTGCTTTGGGCACCCCTagtggatgcactgtatatcccGTGGTTTGGGCGCAGGAAGTCCTGGCTGGTCCCTACGCAGTACCTCCTGGGCCTCTTCATGCTCTACCTGTCTGTCACGGTGGACTCGCTGCTGGAGGGGGACGGGCACAGAGGGCCAGACATCCTCACCATTACGCTCGTCTTCTTCATGCTGGAGTTCCTGGCTGCCACCCAGGACATCGCGGTGGATGGGTGGGCTCTGACCATGCTGTCCCGGGAGAACGTGGGCTATGCCTCCACCTGCAACTCAGTGGGCCAGACGGCCGGCTACTTCCTGGGAAATGTGCTGTTCCTGGCCCTGGAGTCACCTAACTTCTGCAACAAGTACCTGAGATTTGAGCCCAAAGACACGGGTGTTGTTACCCTCTCAG atttcatgtttttctgGGGAATCGTGTTCCTTGTGTCAACCACGTTGGTGGCCATCTTGAAGAAGGAGGACTGCAAACAATCCAAGAAGAAGAGCAGGGAAGAGGCACAGGGGGTGATGGAAACTTACAGGCTCCTCTTCTCCATCACCAAACTGCCCGCAGTCTTCACCTTCTGTAGCCTGTTGCTCACAGCTAAG ATAGGCTTCTCTGCAGCCGATGCCATTACAGGGCTGAAGCTGGTGGAAGCGGGAGTGCCCAAAGAGCAGCTGGCTCTGCTGGCAGTGCCTATGGTGCCCCTTCAGATCGTGCTGCCCCTCATCATTAGCAAGTACACTGGTGGCCCCAGGCCCCTCAACATTTTCTACAAGGCCTTCCCCATCAG GTTACTGATTAGCCTGGGCTACACCCTGCTTGTGTGGTGGACCCCCAGTGTTAGGCAGGATGGGGGGTACCCAGTCTACTACTATGCTGTGGTGCTGCTTAGCTACGCGGTGCACCAG GTGCCGGTGTACTGCATGTTTGTAGCCATAATGGCCTTCAATGCCAAAGTAAGCGACCCTGTAATCGGGGGGACCTACATGACCCTCCTGAACACGGTGTCCAATCTGGGAGGGAACTGGCCCTCCACTTTGGCCCTGTGGCTGGTAGACCCCCTAACCAGCAAGGAGTGCCGGGGGGCAGTTGGGCAGAGCTGTGGCTCCCCTGAAGAGGCGGGA CTGTGTACTTTGGAAGGCGGCGTTTGTGTCACCCTGCTGGACGGGTACTATGTGGAGTCAGTGGTGTGCGCTGTGATCGGCTTCGCCTGGTGGTTCTGGCTGGGGAAGAGAATGAAGCATCTGCAGGAGGAGAGCCCATCCGCCTGGCAGTGCCCAACTGCCAAATGA
- the c18h3orf33 gene encoding protein C3orf33 homolog, giving the protein MSELPSKGNALNETKEKDEYSANIISVISQIADDHLTVVRNISTGLAIAGIFMIARSIRLITKFGSASEIPARFIEKNVSLRGRVHRVTKSGLEVEHVPINVPLLSPLLRNRQSDALLDVRLAGVELTEEGWAWLRQQLKPTETVWFRLLRREAEALDCMVSVSRGPVFNTCVNEELLRLGLGKTAPLLGLHHQSRLYWRLHKRLLKAELRAEKKGKGLWREKGLWQRLSEAAHSNTAVRLFKRLFKRT; this is encoded by the exons ATGTCGGAGTTGCCGTCTAAAGGAAATGCATTGAATGAAACTAAGGAAAAGGACGAGTATAGCGCAAATATTATCTCCGTAATATCTCAGATTGCGGACGACCATCTTACGGTCGTCAGG aataTCAGCACTGGACTTGCAATAGCCGGAATATTTATGATAGCAAGGAGTATCAGACTG ATCACAAAGTTTGGCAGTGCGTCTGAAATCCCGGCCAGGTTCATTGAGAAGAACGTGAGTTTGAGAGGGAGAGTCCACAGAGTGACGAAGAGCGGGCTGGAAGTGGAACACGTCCCAATTAACGTCCCCTTACTCTCCCCCCTTCTGAGGAACA GGCAGTCGGACGCCCTGTTGGATGTGCGCCTGGCCGGGGTGgagctgacggaggagggatgGGCGTGGCTGAGGCAGCAGCTGAAACCCACAGAGACAGTGTGGTTTCGACTCCTCAGACGAGAGGCCGAAGCCCTGGACTGCATGGTGTCTGTGAGCAGG GGCCCTGTGTTCAACACGTGCGTGAATGAGGAGCTCCTGCGTCTGGGCCTGGGGAAGACGGCGCCCCTCCTGGGCCTGCACCACCAGTCGCGCCTGTACTGGAGGCTCCACAAGCGGCTGCTGAAGGCCGAGCTGCGGGCGGAGAAGAAAGGGAAGGGGCTCTGGAGGGAGAAGGGTCTGTGGCAGAGACTGTCCGAGGctgcacacagcaacacagccgTCAGGCTTTTCAAGAGGCTTTTCAAACGGACTTAG